The DNA sequence ACAAATATAGCATGCAACTTTTAGTACAacataaattaaacaataattaGTGACAATTTTTGCGATAATTgttttatacattaaaaaactaatactcaaatacaaaataaatcttgaGTTCGAATTCCAAaactaaaaattgaaaaaaaatacagaaataATACAACTTAAGCTCAGTCTCATTACAATTAGTAGCAAGGTTTTCAACTTCAGCCAGAATCCTGCAAAACCATTCAATTATACTGCATAAATATAAGCTCAGTCTCATTAATTACGAGTAAATTTTTCAACACTAGCTCCTGAGCTAATGAGCATTCACTTTAACAAGGAGAGAACAGAGATATAGTTCTTTGTTCATCTTTTAATGCATGCATTTATACATTCATTTTCTACTTGAAACCAATTCTGGATTAAGAAAGATGATCATTCCCATTCAATAAAGTGAATTTACTTGCCAAGCATACTAGAGAGCAATTTAACATTAGAAAAAAGGGATCAACCAGCAATTTACCCTCCTCTTACTGCTAAGTCAAACTTTGTTAGTTCCTTCTCTTCCTTTCTCGGTTACCATATTTCAACAAATTACATTGTCAAAAGAACACAACCATGTCTATACTCTATGGACTTGTTAGCTACTTTGGTTCTCTCAGTTTATTTGCATATTCTATACTGAATTTCCGCTTAAAGAATacttataatttaataaaaagtaGTTCATGTAGAAGTTTTTCTAGTAACTAGATTAGATATGGTAAAGAACAAAAGAAGGAAAGGATGTGAAGATAGGAGCAACCACTTACCATACCACTTGGCGAGTTCATCATTGGCAGGAGTGACAGCAGCAGCAGCTTTCTTTGAAGGAGGAGGTGGTGCTGCCTTCTTCTTACCAAAGAGAGCCACAGTCTCGAAGGTGGCAGGGCTAGAAGCTGATGGTGCTGACCTTGTTGCACCACTCAACTTGATGGGGTTTCCAAGCATCTCTGACACCCCAATTGAAGCCATGTTCTAACCTCAATATCTTCTGGACCTCTTTTGGCAGATGTGTGATCTGAGTCTCATCAAAATGTACATGCATGACTTGGTTTGTCCGCTCATAAATGTGTGCTAAAGGGAGATATGATATAtaactgaaaataaaaaggaatccaGAGCAAGAACATTTAGAATATTTTATGAGCCAAAATATGACAATAATACTACTGGACAATATGACGTAGGCATTCAAAATGAACTCACACATCAGAAGGGCCAAATTTTTCATCCATAGTGGTCCCAGCAACATTTTCAATGAAGTTTGCATGGGTCAAGACAGCCCCCTGAAGAAAATTCGTTTAGCAGAAGGATAAATGAAGAATGTTCTATAAAGTGACCATTACCAAGGAAAGCATTTCATGCACACAACATCTACCATAAACAAAAAATAGTAATTTGGCAAGAACCTACTCACCTTTGGGGTTCCAGTTGTACCACTTGTATAGCAAATAGTTGCAACATCATCAGGTTTTGGTGGCTAAAGGGCTGAAGATTACTGCTTCCCTACATCCAAGGCAGAAAAAGGCAAGTGGTAACAAGTACTTAGCAATGAAATCATAAATGATGCTTcttgaataaataaaattataaatcatTAGCAACTACAGATGGTGCTAAGAAACTACAATCACCATGTTAGTGCAaagaaaaaatagtaaaaagaaatattttgtgtttcttttataaaatagaaaataataaaaagaaaagggagaGCAAGCTCCTGGAAATGCACGTACCAGTGGTTAGGTAATAATATATGCCAAgtattgaaataaataattgagGTTCATGACTATATTATAGAATTAACCTTTGGAATTCCATAATAAATCAGACCAGAGCCTATAGCTGACCGTGCAGTACCTGCTTCTCCAAAAGTCATCCACTTGTACCTTGACAGTGGAATAAGAGTGGAAATAATGAGTTCTTCATAAATAAGttttattataaaagaaaagaaggacaAAAAAGCATAATGGATAAATAATTGAGCTGCTTACTCCCCAACTATTCCATCAACACGGTTTTGGGTTCCCAGATACTTATAGTCTCGAAAAGTGTCAACTGAACGCCTATGATTGAACATTTCGATAAAATCCTTTTGGAAAGCCATTATAACCAACAATTTCAGATAAGATAcgaaataaaaagtaaaaaataaaaaaaggagtTCTAATAACACAGCTGCAGCAACAAGAAGGATAATGAGATCTGATAACAATTAAGTTTTGAAGAGTTACTGACCTCTGCAGGGCAGAATAAATGCAACTTCACAAGTAGAGAAGTGAATAAGCCTCTTGTTATTCTCAGAGTAGTACTTCACCTGAAACAGAAACAACACATCAAAAATCATAATCACACATCCCATTAAGCTCCAACATGAATATTTGGCCTTTAATTATTTACAATTTGACCTAATCACACAAAGAACACGTACCAAAGGGAGAGCATCGGTGAAGTTGCTGTAAATTGTGTcaagataagaaaaaaaaaagtatgtaTTTAGCTAGATTCATACTGAAAAGTcaaaaggcaaaaaaaaaaaaaaaccaatgcTCATGGAAAAACCtttttttctcaaatattttttttctatttctctcgcCGGAGACTCAGATTCTATTGGAAAAACCAATGCTAACAACAGCTACCATTTTTGTTTGAAGAAAACTTAACCCAACACACAAAACAACCTTAATTGGAGGGCTGGCATCTACAGCTTTGAGGGACTTATATAACTCTCGAAGCTGCTCACTCCGCTGCAACCCTATCTGATCAGAATTGAGTTCCACTCCTTGACTTGTCTTCCTTGTCTTAATGTCTCTATTGTAATATCCTTCCCCCAACTCAACACCCTACTAAATGGGCACCATGaatagaaagaaattgattttgaataGTAGTATTATTGAATTGTGGTGTTGTCTAAGAAGCTATTCTATTGAGTTGTTCATattagagaagaagaagaaacaagtCATGATGTGTTTCGTCATATGAAGTCCATTGAGGTATTTTCACAAACAACACATAttcaagaaacagaaaatgaaaaaaaaatcacaaaacagAACTGAAATTCAAGGAAACAGTTAGTTAGAAGTTAGTACCTGAGTTGGGTAGATGAAGTAGACCAGAATATTGCATAGCTCCACTGGATGCTTCTCACAGACAAAGCAATCTGTTCTTTGAAGTTCTCCAGCAACATTTCCTTGTTCTTTGGGTTCAGGAAAATAACCTTTCAGCTTGAATCATACTTGATTCTCCCCATGAAACCTAAAAAATGAATTAAGCAAACTCTTAAAAAATTTGGACTAGAAAACACATTGGTATACCAGACAGCAGCTGACAGAATTTATATCTTTATCAGTTTTACAAAGGGCATTTGTGAAGAATACAAAAACAGAAGAATTTTTATAGGAAAGATAAAATCTGAGTTTCCAATGGCATTAAACACATAGAAGTTCACTTTTTCTATAaaatcatttcccttttgtatTAGTAAAACTCTCTCTATACTAAATCATATATGCAGAGAACACATTAggataaaaagtaaaaacatatATCCAAGCCCCAAAAAAATGAGTATGAACAGAGGATACTTATTTGATTCAGGTCAAATGCTTAGCTTCCTACCATCAGATTATTGCAAAATTACAGCATTTAAGCTGGgaaataattttcttttgatGAAATGCAAACCGCAGTACATAAGCCTATTACATGTCTTGAAGGTTGAAAGTTTGAAACTTCTTTGATGGAGCTGCCTGTAATTGAAACTTTTTATCTAACTATTCAATTCCATTAGacaaaaatcaaatacaaaaacgAAAATAAATTGAGCACTCACATAGTTGCATAGAACTTCCAACACACCTTTATCACAGATACACTGCTGCACCAAGACCGTTCTAGGTGGCAGTGCACCAGAGACCCTCACACCCTCAAGAAACCTCCATTTAGTATTCCTTTACCAAAAAATTGAAGACAAACATCAGAAACCATTCCAATAAGCAATTTACATCATaatcaaacaaaataacaaATGATCAAATCACTCAAACCTTATATCAAGTATATGTACTATTCGAACAAATGCATGCGTGTCATGGTAAGGCAAAGcacatataataaaatagacaatCCATCACATTCCCCACACGAATGCAGTCAAACTAGAGAGTTCACCACATAatagaaacaaaacaaaaagagagGTGATTACAGTTGCAAGAGATGATTatataagaaaagaaaacattaaTCAGCGTTATAGTGAGGGttgaaatagaaaaatttgtGGAGGGTTGAAACAGAGAAACAAAAAGGGATTAAATCTTTAAATCCGTACCTTCTTGTGTTATGGTGAGGGTTGAGCACCGATTGAGGGAGGAACGGCGATTGAGGGAGAGGCAGCGACGATTGAGTCAGCGTCGACGGAGGTAAGGTTT is a window from the Arachis stenosperma cultivar V10309 chromosome 3, arast.V10309.gnm1.PFL2, whole genome shotgun sequence genome containing:
- the LOC130966816 gene encoding uncharacterized protein LOC130966816 yields the protein MLCCLLKGYFPEPKEQGNVAGELQRTDCFVCEKHPVELCNILVYFIYPTQGVELGEGYYNRDIKTRKTSQGVELNSDQIGLQRSEQLRELYKSLKAVDASPPIKVKYYSENNKRLIHFSTCEVAFILPCRVDTFRDYKYLGTQNRVDGIVGEYKWMTFGEAGTARSAIGSGLIYYGIPKGSSNLQPFSHQNLMMLQLFAIQVVQLEPQSYISYLPLAHIYERTNQVMHVHFDETQITHLPKEVQKILRLEHGFNWGVRDAWKPHQVEWCNKVSTISF